The Bos indicus x Bos taurus breed Angus x Brahman F1 hybrid chromosome 3, Bos_hybrid_MaternalHap_v2.0, whole genome shotgun sequence genome segment gaaaaacctattcaggcaggctagaggatttccaaaggagtttgtaggttgaaacactatcacacgcaggaactttattaactggaggtATAAGTTAActcctttttcagagagaggtagtgggggacagccccccgtaaagtcagaggtgtaggtgagagcacaaagcagaaagtaggcagactctggtttggggggcagatgctcgagaatttccagggggactcctgaggcccgatcccacctttgcgtatgcccagcctccttcctcatgacctttgccacgggcggagctcctgctcccggcagGCGGGGCctcggcggggggcggggcgcccCCTCTTCTGTGACCCGCTTCCGTTTCCTAAGGACAAATACATCCGTCCACGAGCTGCACGAATTGCAGCCCTGGTCTCGGGACGGGACAGAGCCCAGCGCACACCGGGGAGACTGGGGCAGAGTGCGGGGCAGACAGCGTGCGGGAGGCCAGGGACAGAGCCCTGGGGAACCGCCCACAGTGTCCCTGCAACGGCGGGGCCTGGGAGTGTCCTCCAGCCGGCCTCTTGGGGCCCGCCTCCGTCTCAGCGCCTCCTTACCAGGCACCTCCGGCGCCCAGCGCCCCAGACCCGTGCCCAGCCCGCTTTCCGGAGCCACAACGTATTAATTCTTACCGGCACTTGCCTGGCTCCTCCTCTACCCGCGGAGCGCTTCCAGAAGGTCCTGAAGTCGGAGCTTCGGAAACGcgccctcccttctttcctgaaCGGATCTCTTTGAACGCCCGGGGGCAGGCCCTTTCCTCACTCCCTGCGCCGGGGAGGTGTCTGACGCAGGCACTCGCTGTGCCCTAGAGGGACGCCCAGGTCGAGTCCGAGGGCGCTTTCACCCGCAGGGTGTCCATCTTACAGTTCCTCAGTTTCTACTCGCCGCTTCTACACCGCTTTCTGCAAGAGCCGGTTAGCGCCTGCGCCGGCCACACCTGCCCGCCCCGCCCATCCGGGCCCGCCACGCCCACGTCCCCGCCCAGGTCACGCCCACGCCAAGTTAGCCCCGCCCCTCAGCCCGCCACGCCCACTGGGGGCCGCCCTGGTCACGCCCCCGTTCCGCCTCAGCCCGCCCCACCCAAGCCCCGCCTACTCCCTACTGGCCCGCCCCTCCTCAGCCCGTCCCCGCCCCGCCCGCTCCCAAACTGGCCCCCGCCCCTCCTTAGCCCTGGCCCCGCCCTACCACGCGTGGCCCGGCCACGCCTCACACGGCGGTCacgcccgcgccccgccccctgTGGCCCTGACACCGCCCAGACGCTCGGGAGAGGTGGGCTGGCACAGGGGTCGCTCCCCGATGCCCGCCGTGCCCACCTTGTGGTTCCGCCAGCTGGGCGGCGGGCGGCCGGGGGAACGGAGGCTTGGCTCTCCCCAGGTTCGGCGGCTACCCCGGCAACTGCTACACCTTGCTCGGGGTCCGCAAGGAAGAGGTGAGCGCGGAGAGCCGGCGGTGGCCCTCCCTGGGCCCCACTCAGACAGCTGTACTCAGAAGCTCACAATCCGCCTGTCCCCGTTGGCACCCGATTCGCACCCGAACCCAGCCCCAGTCACTGGCATGGGCCGTGAGCCGCCGTCGCTGCCGCAAGCTCGGTCAGCAAGCTGGAGGTGCAGAGGCTGACGGCCCCCCACGGGGCTTCTCCCCAAGGCGCCCCCGCCCCCACGTCAGCACAAGCGGGCTCACCTGCAGCTTTGAGAGACAGGGAACTGTTTTCTGGATAGCGGAAGCTGGTTTCCTGCAGGATGAAGCCTTGCTGTTGTGCGGGGTCCCCAAGAGCAGACCCCAAGGAAAGGCCCAGGATCAGTTCACGGGTGCGGATGTCACCCTGGGAAGCACACAGGGGACAAGGGCTGTGCAGAAGGAGGTGCTCCTAGGAGCACTCCAGAGGGGTTCACCACCTGTGAGCTTGTGGGCTTGTGGGCTTGTGAGTTCAACCCTGCCCCAACCCGCCTGAGACATTGTAGAAAAACCCTCAAGATGACCATCTGGTCCCTTCCTGGCTGAGGGCCAAGGAGGCACAGGTAGGGGTCCAGGAGTTGCCGTGGAACACCTCCCCTGAAAGCCCCTCTGCTCCCATTtgttggaggaggagggagaacagCAACTTTCCATGGGTCAGAGCTGCGACCCAGTCTGACAGCTCCCTGCGAAGGGGCTGTCGCTAAGGAGCCCTCTCCAGGCTCACATGTTGGGGAGACAGGGCAGATGGGCTGAGACTCAGGGCAGGACTGCGCATGGCACACTGCAGGCAAGCAGCCTGCAGTTACCAACAGGAAAAGTTCCCAACTCAAAATGGTTCCAGCAAAAAAATGCAGTTTCGTGGGCTCCTCTATTGAAAACACAGGAGGCTCTGTGAGCTCAGGGCTGACTGGAACCAGGTGTTTGAACAATTTTGCACTGCTTTCCCAGCACTGGCTGtgttttcaggcagattcttcaggcAGATTCTCCTCTCCTGGTAGGGAAGACATCTTGCAGTGTGGGCTGACGTCCCAAGAGCCCAAGACAACATCCTCTAGCTTAATACCCAGCACAAGGCATGTTGTCCCACAGGTTCCCCCTAAGAGCCCCAGGACCCGCCTCTCACTGGCGTCATCAGGTCCCTGCTTGGTGAGGCCTGCCTGCATCCTGGGTCTGCCTCGGATCCACAGGCTAGGGTCAACCCCATGTGACTCCACGTGGTTCCCCAAAGAGCCCAGGGTGCCACACGGCCATGCCTCTGATGTCCCATAACATCTGCCCGCTAGACCTGGGGAAGACTGCGGAGGCTTGAATGAGGTCAggatggggaaggaagggaaggagggtctCTGTAGGCCTCAAGGTGCCCCTGGCCTGTCTGAAAGGAACGTGAGGGCGTGGCAGGGGCCACCTTGGAGGCCCGGAAGTGTACAGGTGCCTTGAGGCTGGTCCCTCCCACAAGCTAACCTGAAGGGCGGGCGCCACAGTGTGCAGCTGGGGGCTGCCTTGCCGAGCTGGCCCAGGATCTCCTGGTCATCCTGGTGGACAAACAGGTTATCAACACCATCCATGAGATTCCTGTACCTCTGCTCCCCGGGGTGagtctcccaccccaccccatctgcCTGGAAATCATCCAGGGACCGTGGGACCCAGGAGTGGCTGGGGTAGCCAGCCCCGCTGGGAGAAGAGGTTGTGGGGAAGGCAGGTCCAGCCCACCTGGACCCCAGCGACTCGGGCACGTGCAGGGGAGGCTCCACCCAGCTACTGGCCCATAGGCTCTCCGATGCCCCCACCCTGTGTTGCTGCTGCAGGCTCTTACTGGGGTCTCTTGCCCTGGAACTGCCTCTGgagggcaggaggcctgggttcctggGTGCTGCCCCAACCACTGGTCCATCCTGTGTGTAGCCCACTGGGGCTGGGCCAGGCATTCTTCGGGGAGGGAGGAGCAAGGGGAGGCCCCAGGATTCCGGTGCCCTAATGGGGACACTGGAGTCCCATCCCCCGGTTCCACCCACTGGCACTACTGTGGCCGCAATCAAGGCACCTGGGACCGCAGCCCTGCCCAGGCCAGAGCCCTTGCACTGACCGCCCAGGGATGCCTCACATCCGGCCCAAGGCTGGACCCAAGCTGGACCCTCACCATCCCCTGCACACCTCATCTCCCTGGAGACTCCTGGGCACCACAAACCACGCTGTCAGACCTTAGCCCAGCCACGTGCCCTCTGTGGTGTGGCCCTGACTCTCAGGGCAGGCGGTGCTGGGAAGCTGAATTCAAGATTACAGCAGACAGGGTGTAGCTGGACGAGTGCAAGTGTGGGCAGCGAAGTGCCCACACACTCACATCCTGGGGTCCTCATCCGCTCCCTCCTGACGTAGCTCCTGCCGCCTCCTCTGAGCAGCGCTGACTTGCCTCAGGGAGATTAGGGGGAGGCTGGCACGCTGCCCCACCAGGGGGACACGGGTGCCGAAGGCCTGCCCCTCTCTCTGCCCACCCTGGGCCCCAGGGGTGGGCTCAGATGCCCTCAGGGCCGTCTTCCTGGTGTTTCTGTCTCCAGGAAGCCAAAGGCTGCTGGCAAGGGTTCCGGCTCTGCTCCCAGAAGAAGAAGGCAGGGGTTTCCCTGGAGGCCGGCAGGAGCCCTGGGAGGTGGACTACCAGATTTTGCCCTTCGAGGGCCTATTTGACAGGTACCTCgagacggacttccctggtggctcagacggtaaagcgtctgtctacaatgcgggagacctgggttcaatccctgggtcaggaagatcccctggagaaggaaatggcaacccactccagtactactgcttggaaaatcccatggatggaggagcctggtaggctacagtccatggggtcgcaaagagtcggaccctactgagcaacttcacttcacttcttcgaGATAGGCAGGGGCCACGGTAGGTGCCATGACCACCAGCGACATGGGGAAGGGTAACTGCACCACCAAAGGGCCTGCCAGCCTCAGCATTCCTGTCTGCAGCTGCCTTGAAACACAATGTAAGGATGGGTATGACAGGGGGTCCCTGATGGAGTCAGGCCTGGAGAGATCAGGAAACGAATGGTAGGGGCCATGGCGGGGAGCACTCAAGAAAGGctggctgagggcaggaggggcagCGCCCCAGGTCCAGGGACTCAGAGAGGACCTGGGGCCCCCGATGGGGCTCACTTTGAGTGGCCTTCATCTCCTCCCGCCCCTGAACACCGGGGCCAGAGCCCTGCGCAGGGCGTGAGGAGAGCAGTGAGGGTGCTCTGGCCGGGGCGAGGTTGCACGGAGGCAGCACTGGGGAACTGGGCTTCTCTGGACAGCTTTTCGATACCCACACTCTTTGCTGGACCCTCCAGTGCCCTTGCCAGGAGGGGGCCTGTGTTCGGGGTTTATCCCCCGCATGGATGGGGTGGCTGCACTTTTTGAGGCCAGGGTCTGTGTCTCACGCAGCCCTTCTGTTTGATGCCAGAGGGGAGAACCGCTGCACAGTCAAAAGTGCTGCATCTGAGCAAGGCATTGCTCTGAGCCTCCGGCGGCCAGAGCAACAGGGTTGACGCCAGTGGCTTCGTTCTGCGGAGGAAGAGGACAGAAGGCACACAGGGAGGGACATGCTTCTTCATAACGTGAGCGGGCGACCACTGGATGGAAGGCCGCCGGGCCCCAGGCTCTCCTTAGGAATCTTACATAAGAGCAAGGAGCCCCTTTCAAGGAGCCCCTTCCTAGAATCTTGCCACGAGTCCACAGGGCGGGCACAGCCCGGGAAGGACAGTTAAAGTCCCAGACCACAGGCGGCAGGGGGAGGCCGGGGACCAGCCAGAAACACACCCAGCTCTGTGAGAGCATTCCGGGGAGGCTTCCGGGAGAAGGGGGCCATGCCTTGGAGCCTGTGGGGTGAGTAAAAGCAGGGACTGTGGGCACAGGCAGGGGTGGTCCCACGCCTCCCTGAAGGGCGCGGTGAAGGGTTTACGGTGGGCAGTGTCTGGCCACTGGTCTCAGGTGCGCGTGGTCCTTATCACCGGATGAAACCCGGCGGGCGGAAGTCAGGGTAGCGCGCCGTGGCCACCGGAGAGCCTGACGGTGACCCTTATCCCCGCAGTCCTGCAGTTCGGCTTCGTTACCACCTTCGGGGCCGCCTGCCCGCTCGCGCCGCTCTTCGCGCTGCTCAGCAATTGCGTGGAGATCCACCTGGACGCGCGCCAATTCATCCGCCGGGTGGCCGAGCGCGCGCTGGACATGGGCATCTGGTTCCGCATGCTGGAGGCATCCCGCACCTGGCGGGCATCAGCAACGTGAGCTCGGGGCGCGGCGGGGGCGGTCACCTGGGAGAGCGGGCCGGCCGGGGCGCGCGGCCGCGCGCTCACTCGCCGGCGGCCCGGGCGTTCCTGCTGGCCTTCTCGGCCCCCTTCCTGCCGCGCGCCCACTACCAGTGGAGCCCGGCCAGCGACCTGCGCCGCTTCGCCGGCTTCACGCTGGCGCCACCCAGCCCGCCTTCAGCGTTGCAAGCAGCCTCCCTTGCCGGTGAGGGCGCCGGGGGCGGGGCTCCcacgggaggggcggggcggcaTCGGGAGGGGCGGGGCGACGGCCGGAGGGGCGGGGCGACGGCCGGAGGGGCCAGGCTGGGAGGGCCTGGCGCCCCTCACTCCCGCCTCCGGAGCTGCTCTGCGGGAGGGGATCAGCCGGGGCGGGGTCGGAGCTCCCGGCGCCCGCGGGCTGAGCCCGGCGACGGGGAGCGGGTGGCAGGCTGAGAAGGGCGTTGGCACCTCAGCCTGCCCCCCACCGCCGCGTGGCTCCCGCAGGTACCAGGCCTTCGGGGAGGATGATGGACATTATTCCCGGACCTACTGGACTCTAGGGCCATCTGTTCGGCCTTCGTCACGGTGTTCGTGGTGCCGAGGGCCGCCGGATACTGGGCCCCGCTCCTACCCCAGGGCTCCACCCAAGGTCAGCGCGTGGTCCGCGGGGTGGGCGCGGCGGAGGCCGCGGGGCGGGCGCCCCTGCTGTACCCCCGCGGGCAGACAGCGGCCCTCTGCGTCTTCGCCTCCCGGCCTGGCCTCTGTCCAGAGGGCCCTGGGCACTGCAGGGTCCGTGGAAGCTGGGGTGGTCTGCCTTGCGGCCTCTGCCTCTTCCTGGAGTTTCCTTTCCTGCACTGAAGCTTGCTGTCCAGCTCAGCTCACGCCTGCGGAGCCCTTTCCCACCTCTGGCCCCACCCTGGGACTTGTGccaaggggtgggggtgtgtggccACCCCACAACACCGCTGCTCCCACCCAGCACGTGGTGTTCTGCACTGGCGGCTCCCCGATCTCATGGAAACCGACATCCCTGAATCTGTGGCGAGCAGGTGAAGCGGGAGAACTACAGTGCCAAGCAGACGCTGGCTGAGATCTAGGTGagcccccacccccgtccccgCCCGCACTCTGCTGTGGTCAGAGCCTAATCACGATGCTCCTCCTCTGCCCTTTCCTGAAAACAGGCTCTTTTTGGAACAACTGGAGCAAAAGAGAACCAAGCCTTGGGCTCACAGATGAGTCCGGGCCCAGAGCCTaggttgccaggagctggagtCACAGCTCGCCCCTCAGGAGGCGGCTTagggccctggaggaggggtggggggtgatgcTGTCAAAGGCTTCCCACCTCAGAGGCCACCGGCCCCTCCCGGCCCCTCTGCCTCCCAGGCCCTGGCGTGAGTTGGCCCCATGGCCCACTGTCTCCAGCCAGGGCACCTGGAGGCGGGCACGTGGTGCCTAGGGGCAGCTTTCCCTGCCATCTCCCGCCCAGCCTCACCTCCCCCCTCACCCAGGCAGGATGGCTCCAAAGCTAAGGTGCTGCCCCCCTCACATCGTGCCCCCACCCTTCACTGGCCTCTCCCGCCTtcacctgcccccctcccccatccctggccttGTAGGCACAGGAGGTGGCCTCCACCGGCTTCACACGTCTGCCCCCCTCAGCCCTGAATGGGGCTCATCTCCCCTCAAGCTGATGGACTTGGGGTCTTCCGTATGGCCCTCCCTGTATCTGCTGCCTCTCAAACGGTGGTGTCCCCTCTCCCGCCAGCCCGGCTGTCTGGCCTGCCCCTCACATACCCCAGCTGGCAGCCCCAACCCAGACTGTTCTGGGCCACAGCTGAGTCTGCTCACCCCGCCCCAGGGCCCCTGCAGTCCCCTCCTCTGACAAGGCCTGCAGTTCGGGCGCCTTTCCCTTCCAGCCTGTCCACAGCCTCTGAGCAGCCCTTCCAGCGCTTCCTGTGGCAGCACCGGGCTCCCGCCAGCCTGGGGCCAGCAGCAGCCTCGCGGTGGCCAGTGCCTCGATGGGGAAGGTTTGGAGGGAGAATGAACTTTATTCCTTGAAGCAATCGGAGGAAAGGACATTCACTCCCGTGTTGGTAGATCTCCTTCTCCAAGTCTTCCCGTCTGTCTGCATGGGGTTGTCTTCAGGACGGGGAGCTTCACGGCACCTGCAGCTGGACTTCACCCACCGCCTGTCTTCGTGAGCGCCCTGCGTCTGCCTCCTCTGAGCGCCGATCACACAGCACCCCCAGCCTTGCCGGCTGCTCACTGTCCTCTGCTCTCTGGCTGCAAGCCCCGCGGCACAGACGCCAGGAGACAGTGTCCACTTGCGACTCCCTCAGGGGAGCGCTCCTCAGGGCGCACAGCACTGTGAAAACGGACACGTGGTTTTTAAACTGCTTGGACGCACTGCAGTCCGCCGAGCTCCTCCCCAGAACTGCCAGTCGACGCCTTCATAAAACCCACAGGTCC includes the following:
- the ANO7 gene encoding LOW QUALITY PROTEIN: anoctamin-7 (The sequence of the model RefSeq protein was modified relative to this genomic sequence to represent the inferred CDS: inserted 9 bases in 8 codons; deleted 2 bases in 2 codons), giving the protein MPPQDPQAPGLSQRQALLRXWARRGRRGKQQPMGCVRRVXGEKVAFHFSWLRFYAGWLLPAAVVGTRMSLVGCIMVSSDTPTRQRLHRLRPAGPRPAVLSGAAGLETPWELLLFLLLLGMAARKVKRRTPSTQTLPPSGTESSGCGFPQPLHFQGGSLHMQRPLFQGRLYSDGLPIRTCVPEDVSFQEHSSSHYSPPSGPHEQNTVTPNPLPQSVTHCSVNPSPQAHLILSRGWGRFCGNTAASCAPDGHRLQGTTVGSEGRGWGAILEGGAGGRKGPSPKHGGAPLPRPGRRLPGHGGAVFLSLFTALWPVLLLEADERPLAYSRGCWNSGDLERPRPQFSASAPTILNPTTTEDEPYLPERSRLRQVLASSVVVLTMVRIPALCLVPITVYRALTAILVSGPDNSILAAWASRIASLTGSMVHLIFILMLSKIYVARAHVLTRREVRDAQVESEGAFTRRVSILQFLSFYSPXFYTAFCKSRFGGYPGNCYTLLGVRKEECAAGGCLAELAQDLLVILVDKQVINTIHEIPEAKGCWQGFRLCSQKKKAGVSXGGRQEPWEVDYQILPFEGLFDRYLETDFPVLQFGFVTTFGAACPLAPLFALLSNCVEIHLDARQFIRRVAERALDMGIWFRMLXGIPHLAGISNAFLLAFSAPFLPRAHYQWSPASDLRRFAGFTLAPPSPPSALQAASLAGAGRRPEGPGWEGLAPLTPASGAALREGISRGGVGAPGARGLSPATGSGWQAEKGVGTSACPPPPRGSRRYQAFGEDDGHYSRTYWTLXAICSAFVTVFVVPRAAGYWAPLLPQGSPKVSAWSAGWARRRPRGGRPCCTPAGRQRPSASSPPGLASVQRALGTAGSVEAGVVCLAASASSWSFLSCTEACCPAQLTPAEPFPTSGPTLGLVPRGGGVWPPHNTAAPTQHVVFCTGXLPDLMETDIPESVAXQVKRENYSAKQTLAEI